One window of Fusarium keratoplasticum isolate Fu6.1 chromosome 2, whole genome shotgun sequence genomic DNA carries:
- a CDS encoding Mediator of RNA polymerase II transcription subunit 4 → MDTFIDRRFERLEKALANLIDSVTKYHPSTLHAQELEAADNELSKGLEEVQTHQNNYLRIQQLRESSAALDAQIRDTISSLATTRKDIVTTHATTFSAEPNYPIAYEELLNYARRISKTTMPPAGTINPVSPSPPEGQTPAGQTPGPDSQNASVMTPSAPPTSQVQSPAVMNGTPQVSQEPATQQTTTSANTNLPEGWTQFLNPLSGQLFFPWPQEDKIRAGSLASNQVLMEQGIEPKGYDPVEEEARKQREEEERKQKEEEARLAQEERERKIREDRERQRIERERQREKEQEAWRRASVVGGPSGAPGETKSTAGPPQQKAQFQFTNLDDLDDDDDDD, encoded by the exons ATGGATACCTTTATCGACCGTCGCTTTGAGCGGCTGGAAAAGGCTCTCGCCAATTTGATCGACTCGGTCACCAAATATCACCCTTCTACGTTGCATGCCCAAGAGCTCGAGGCGGCCGACAATGAGCTGAGCAAAGGCTTGGAAGAGG TCCAAACACACCAGAACAACTACCTACGGATTCAGCAACTCCGCGAGTCTTCAGCAGCTCTCGACGCCCAGATCCGCGACACCATCTCCAGTCTCGCAACGACGCGCAAGGACATCGTGACGACGCATGCTACTACCTTCTCAGCTGAACCCAACTACCCCATCGCCTACGAAGAACTTCTCAACTATGCTCGTCGCATCAGCAAGACCACCATGCCACCTGCGGGCACCATCAACCCCGTGTCACCCTCACCCCCTGAGGGCCAGACACCCGCAGGCCAAACACCTGGGCCCGACTCCCAAAACGCCTCCGTCATGACGCCCTCGGCGCCCCCTACATCCCAGGTCCAGAGTCCCGCCGTCATGAATGGTACACCGCAAGTGTCCCAGGAGCCCGCGACCCAGCAGACCACCACATCagccaacaccaacctccCCGAGGGGTGGACCCAGTTCTTGAATCCCTTGTCCGGCcagctcttcttcccctgGCCCCAGGAGGACAAGATCCGTGCTGGCTCCCTGGCCTCCAACCAAGTTCTCATGGAGCAAGGCATCGAACCCAAGGGCTATGATCCcgttgaggaggaagcgCGCAAGCAacgcgaggaagaggagcggaagcagaaggaggaggaggctcgcCTGGCCCAGGAAGAACGCGAGAGGAAGATTCGCGAAGACCGCGAGCGCCAGCGCATCGAGCGGGAGCGACAGAGGGAGAAGGAACAAGAGGCCTGGAGACGAGCCAGCGTTGTCGGAGGGCCATCTGGTGCTCCCGGCGAGACCAAGAGCACGGCTGGACCTCCCCAGCAAAAGGCCCAGTTCCAGTTCACCAACCTGGATGATttggatgacgacgatgacgacgattgA
- a CDS encoding Transmembrane 9 superfamily member, which produces MHFRDFAPSTALLTSLLAVPQLASAFYLPGVAPTTYKDGDKVPLYVNSIKPVAAPQDARLHSVVSYDYYHPAFQFCQPEGGPQYVSESLGSILFGDRIMTSPFELIMGKNETCKPLCETTYPEKSITFVKSRIEQGYSLNWLVDGLPAGQQIKDQLTGTTFYSSGFLLGQDDESDNILFNNHYEIWVEYHEVNNDASQRRVVGVVVEPSSKEYGGKADCGNHQPIVFNGKEKTVAFSYSVYWRKSDTAWATRWDKYLHVFDPKIHWFWLIDTAIIVVILVLTVMSILVRALKKDIARYNRLDQIDLDDFGGTSVVEDGVQEDSGWKLVHGDVFRPPPRPLLLSILAGNGVQLFCMTGCTILFALLGFLSPSNRGSLGTIMILLYTVLGFVGGYVSARTYKAWQGEAWKLNIALTPLLVPGIVFSCFFLLDLFLWAKQSSGAVPFTTMLVLVAIWFIISIPLSVAGSWLGFRAPGFEPPVRTNQIPRQIPPVSTYLKPIPSMLIVGLLPFGAIFVELYFIISSIWFSRIYYMFGFLFLCYGLMIVVCAAVTILMVYFLLCSENYNWQWRSFLAAGMSGGYIFLNCLLYLVTKVKLGGLAGTVLYIGYSALISFLFFILAGSIGYFASWWFVRKIYSSIKID; this is translated from the exons ATGCATTTCAGAGACTTTGCGCCTTCAACGGCGCTTCTTACCTCGCTTCTAGCGGTTCCCCAActggcctcggccttctaCCTCCCCGGTGTCGCCCCGACCACGTACAAGGACGGAGACAAGGTCCCTCTCTACGTCAACAGCATCAAGCCCGTCGCCGCGCCTCAAGATGCTCGTCTGCACTCGGTTGTCTCGTACGACTACTACCATCCCGCGTTCCAATTTTGTCAGCCCGAAGGTGGACCTCAATATGTGTCAGAGAGTCTAGGCAGCATTCTCTTCGGAGACCGAATCATGACCTCCCCCTTCGAGCTTATCATGGGCAAGAACGAGACCTGTAAGCCCCTTTGCGAGACGACGTACCCCGAAAAGTCCATCACCTTCGTCAAGAGCCGTATCGAGCAGGGTTACAGCTTGAACTGGCTGGTCGACGGCCTCCCTGCTGGTCAGCAGATTAAGGACCAGTTGACGGGCACTACCTTTTACAGCTCTGGCTTCTTGCTCGGCCAGGACGACGAGAGCGACAAcatcctcttcaacaaccaCTACGAGATCTGGGTCGAGTACCACGAGGTTAACAACGATGCTAGCCAGCGCCGTGTTGTCGGCGTTGTCGTGGAGCCCAGCTCCAAGGAGTACGGAGGCAAGGCGGACTGTGGTAACCACCAGCCCATCGTGTTCAATGGCAAGGAGAAAACGGTTGCCTTCAGCTACAGTGTTTACTGGCGCAAGTCCGATACCGCCTGGGCTACGCGTTGGGACAAGTATCTGCACGTCTTCGACCCCAAGATTCACTGGTTCTGGCTTATCGACACTGCTATTattgtcgtcatcctcgtcctgACTGTCATGTCGATCCTGGTTCGAgccctcaagaaggacatTGCGCGTTATAACCGGCTTGACCAGATCGACCTCGACGATTTTGGTGGCACCTCGGTCGTTGAGGATGGTGTTCAGGAGGATTCTGGCTGGAAGCTGGTTCATGGCGATGTCTTCCGAccccctcctcgccctcttctcctgTCCATCCTCGCGGGTAACGGTGTTCAGCTCTTCTGCATGACGGGCTGCACTATTCTGTTTGCCCTGCTTGGATTCCTGTCTCCCTCCAACCGTGGCTCTCTCGGCACCATCATGATTCTCCTCTACACTGTCCTTGGCTTCGTTGGTGGTTACGTCTCGGCCCGAACTTACAAGGCCTGGCAGGGCGAGGCTTGGAAGCTCAACATCGCCTTGACTCCTCTCCTGGTTCCCGGAATCGTCTTTTCCTGCTTCTTCCTTCTGGACCTCTTCCTTTGGGCTAAGCAGTCATCGGGTGCGGTTCCTTTCACCACCATGCTTGTTCTCGTCGCCATCTggttcatcatctccatccctcTATCGGTTGCTGGCTCCTGGCTTGGTTTCCGCGCCCCTGGTTTCGAGCCCCCTGTCCGCACCAACCAGATTCCTCGACAGATTCCTCCTGTGAGCACCTATCTCAAGCCCATTCCCAGCATGCTCATCGTGGGTCTCCTTCCCTTCGGTGCCATCTTTGTCGAGCTGTACTTCATCATCAGCTCTATCTGGTTCAGCAGGATTTACTACATGTTCGGTTTCCTGTTCCTTTGCTATGGTCTCATGATTGTCGTTTGCGCCGCCGTCACCATTCTCATGGTCTACTTCCTGCTTTGCTCGGAGAACTATAACTGGCAGTGGAGGTCTTTCCTCGCTGCCGGCATGAGCGGTGGCTACATCTTCCTCAACTGCCTGCTGTACCTTgtcaccaaggtcaagctgggTGGTCTTGCTGGTACTGTCCTCTACATCGGCTACAGTGCCCTCATCTCGTTCCTCTTCTTTATCCTTGCTG GCTCCATTGGCTACTTTGCAAGCTGGTGGTTTGTCCGCAAGATTTACTCCTCCATCAAGATCGACTAA